The window GATGGCCATCGTCCCCCACGAGGTGCCGGTCGTGAACGCGACGAACATCGCCGCGGCGAAGATCAGGATCGGGAGGAAGGAGCCGGGGACGCCGCTCCCGACGAGCACGTCGACGATGAAGTCGGCGGTGCCGACCTGATCGGCGGCGTGGCCGATCGCCCACGCGAGGACGATGATCGCGACGGCGATCATCATCGTCTTGAAGCCGTCGATGATCGTATCGCTGGCCTCCTCGAGGCTCATCGTCCGGAACGCAAGCGCGCCGGCCATCCCGACGACCATGAACGCGAACGCGCCGTAGAGCAGGCCGAGCGCGACGTCGGTCTCCTGGAAGGCGGTCGCGACGTCGACGCCGGGCTCGTGGCCGCCGCCGAGCCACCACATCGCGACCAGCCCGACGACCAGCAGCGCCAGAATCGGCGCGAAGAAGTTAACCAGCGTCGGGTTCTGCTCGCTCGGCTCGCCGACGTCGCTCGAGACGTCCGACAGCGGCGTCGCGTCCTCGCGGATCGTCTCCTTCCGGCTGCGGGCGCGCCACTCGGCGTCGAGCATGGGGCCGTAGAACCGCTGGGTGATCGCGATGAACCCGACCATGAAGAAGGCGAGCAGACAGTAGATGTTCCACGGGATGCTCTGGAGGAACAGGCCGAACGCCGACAGTCCGAGGTCGTCGAGGGTGACGCGGGCGGCCTCGAAGCCGACGATGATCATCGAGACCTGGTAGCCGATCCAGTTCGAGACCGGGCCGAACGTGGTCACGGGCGAGGTCGTGGAGTCGAGGGCGTACGCGTGCATCTCGCGGGAGCTGTAGTTGTCTTCGGCGAGTTCCCGCGTCGCGTTGCCGGTGACGATGGTGCTCGTGTACGAGTCGAAGAAGATGAAGATCCCGATGAGCCACGTCAGGATCTGGGAGTCTCGAGCCGTGTTCACGCGGTGGCCGATCCAGTTCTGCAGCGCGATGACGCCGCCGGAGCGGTAGATGAAGGCCGCGCCGGCGCCCATGAACAGGATCAGGATGAGGAACCGCGTGTCGAACGGATCGCGGACGACCTCGACGATCCAGTCGATCGACAGGGCCGTCGCGGCGATCGGATTCCAGCCGGCGACCATCAACGCGCCGATCCAAACGCCTGCGAACAGCGACACCAGCACCTGCCGCGTGTACATCGCGAGTCCGATCGCGAGCAGCGGCGGTGCCAGCGCTAGTACACCGTATTCCGACATACGATCCGTGATTTTTAGAGGGACATAATAAGTGTGTGGTGTGTTGGCTAGCGAGAGTTTGACAAGTCAGTTCGCGGTGCCGCCGAGACGGCGTACCGCGTTGGCAGCGCTCGAGGGCAGAAGGGAACGTGAAGACCGAGAGA is drawn from Halopiger aswanensis and contains these coding sequences:
- a CDS encoding Na+/H+ antiporter NhaC family protein, whose protein sequence is MSEYGVLALAPPLLAIGLAMYTRQVLVSLFAGVWIGALMVAGWNPIAATALSIDWIVEVVRDPFDTRFLILILFMGAGAAFIYRSGGVIALQNWIGHRVNTARDSQILTWLIGIFIFFDSYTSTIVTGNATRELAEDNYSSREMHAYALDSTTSPVTTFGPVSNWIGYQVSMIIVGFEAARVTLDDLGLSAFGLFLQSIPWNIYCLLAFFMVGFIAITQRFYGPMLDAEWRARSRKETIREDATPLSDVSSDVGEPSEQNPTLVNFFAPILALLVVGLVAMWWLGGGHEPGVDVATAFQETDVALGLLYGAFAFMVVGMAGALAFRTMSLEEASDTIIDGFKTMMIAVAIIVLAWAIGHAADQVGTADFIVDVLVGSGVPGSFLPILIFAAAMFVAFTTGTSWGTMAILTPLAIPLGYELADASILPVVLGVLFGGAIWGDHCSPISDTTVMSSIFAGSDHIDHVNTQIPFACTAAGITVVTLLLYGIGLTSPFVLLPFAFIATAVAVVALNKWDANRKGLPEVMPTTDEIDGGVDTEPASGDAATRRDRSIGNGSYGVLETIPLVAVGIVVAYLGLVFVFATFGG